One Streptomyces umbrinus genomic window, CGCGGCGTCGCTGCATCAGGCTTTCGCCCATTGTGCAATATTCCCCACTGCTGCCTCCCGTAGGAGTCTGGGCCGTGTCTCAGTCCCAGTGTGGCCGGTCGCCCTCTCAGGCCGGCTACCCGTCGTCGCCTTGGTGAGCTTCTACCTCACCAACAAGCTGATAGGCCGCGGGCTCATCCTTCACCGCCGGAGCTTTCAACCCCCACCCATGCGGGCAGGAGTGTTATCCGGTATTAGACCCCGTTTCCAGGGCTTGTCCCAGAGTGAAGGGCAGATTGCCCACGTGTTACTCACCCGTTCGCCACTAATCCACCCCGAAGGGCTTCATCGTTCGACTTGCATGTGTTAAGCACGCCGCCAGCGTTCGTCCTGAGCCAGGATCAAACTCTCCGTGAATGTCTGCCGGTAATCCGGCGTAACACCACGAGAGCGGAACAACCGGGCGGAATAAGCCCGACTGTTCACAACGTCCTCGCTGTGCGCCTGCACGGAACAAATGCCCGGCAGGACTTTTTCAAAGGAACCTCCACCCACCACATGACATGGTGGACGGGGTATCAACATATCTGGCGTTGATTTTTGGCACGCTGTTGAGTTCTCAAGGAACGGACGCTTCCTTCGTACTCACCCTCTCGGGCTTTCCTCCGGGCTTCCCTTCGGTCTTGCGTTTCCGACTCTATCAGACCGTTTTCCGACCCGATTTCCTCGGTGCTTTCCAGGTTTTCGCTTTCGCGTTTCCCTTTCCGGCGACTCCGACTTTATCAGAAGTTCTGAGTCGGAATTCCCGCCCCGGTCGGGGTGGTCCGGACACGCAGTTGTGCCGGGTTCCCGTTCAGGCGGAGCCGTAAACGTACTGGAGCGGGGCGCCCCGATGCAAATCGAGGGACCCCGCTCCGGGTTCACGCGTACGAGGTGCTCAAACCTCGACCACGACCGGCAGGATCATCGGCCGGCGGCGGTAGTTGTCGGAGACCCATTTGCCCAGCGTGCGGCGGATGAGCTGCTGCATCTGGTGGGGTTCGACGACGCCGTCCTGGGCCGACCGCTCCAGGACCTCGTTGATCCTCGGGAGGACGTCGGCGAAGGCGGAGTCGTCGATGCCCGAGCCGCGGGCCTGGATGTGCGGACCGCCGGTGATCTTGCCCGTGCTGGAGTCCATCACCACGAAGACCGAGATGATGCCCTCGTCGCCGAGGATCTTGCGGTCCTTGAGCGCGGGCTCGCCGACATCGCCGACCGAGAGACCGTCGACGTACACGTATCCCGCCTGGACCTTGCCGGAGATCTTGGCCTTGCCTTCGACGAGGTCGACGACGACGCCGTCCTCGGCGATGACGATCCGGTCGTGCGGGACGCCGGTGAGGGCGCCCAGCTCGGCGTTGGCGCGCAGGTGGCGCCACTCGCCGTGGACCGGCATCAGGTTGCGCGGCTTGCAGATGTTGTAGAAGTACAGGAGCTCGCCCGCGGACGCGTGGCCCGAGACGTGCACCTTGGCGTTGCCCTTGTGGACGACGTTGGCGCCCCAGCGGGTCAGGCCGTTGATGACGCGGTAGACCGCGTTCTCGTTGCCCGGGATGAGCGACGACGCCAGGATCACCGTGTCGCCCTGGACGATGCGGATCTGGTGGTCGCGGTTCGCCATGCGGGACAGCGCGGCCATCGGCTCGCCCTGTGAGCCAGTACAGACGAGGACGATCTCGCGCTCCGGGAGGTCGTCGAGCGTCTTGACGTCGACGACCAGGCCCGGCGGGACCTTCAGATAGCCCAGGTCTCTCGCGATGCCCATGTTGCGGACCATCGAGCGGCCGACGAAGGCGACCCGGCGGCCGTACTCGTGCGCGGCGTCGAGGATCTGCTGGATGCGGTGGACGTGGCTGGCGAAGCTGGCCACGATGATCCGCTTGCTGGCGCCGGCGAAGACCTGGCGCAGCACGTTCGAGATGTCGCGCTCGGGCGGGACGAATCCCGGGACCTCGGCGTTCGTGGAGTCCGAGAGGAGGAGGTCGATGCCCTCCTCGCTCAGACGCGCGAACGCGTGTAGATCTGTCAGCCGACCGTCCAGCGGAAGCTGGTCCATCTTGAAGTCGCCGGTGTGGACGACCATGCCCGCGGGGGTGCGGATGGCGACCGCGAGGGCGTCCGGGATGGAGTGGTTGACCGCGACGAACTCGCAGTCGAAGGGGCCGATGCGCTCTCGGTGGCCCTCCGCGACTTCGAGCGTGTACGGACGGATGCGGTGCTCCTGGAGCTTCGCCTCGATGAGGGCGAGGGTCAGCTTGGAACCGATGAGCGGGATGTCCGGCTTCTCGCGCAGGAGGAAGGGGACGCCGCCGATGTGGTCCTCGTGACCATGGGTGAGGACGATGCCCTCGATGTCGTCGAGGCGGTCCCTGACGGAACTGAAGTCCGGCAGGATCAGGTCGATTCCGGGCTGCTCCTCCTCCGGGAAGAGCACGCCGCAGTCGACGATCAGAAGACGGCCTCCGTACTCGAAGACCGTCATGTTTCGGCCGATTTCACCGAGGCCGCCGAGCGGGGTGACCCGCAGGCCTCCCTTCGGGAGGACCGGCGGAGCGGCGAGTTCAGGATGCGGATGACTCAAAAGACTCTCCTCACCACACGCGCCACGTACCTGGCAGGGCACGTGGCGCGCGTGACGTTCGTGCAGTAGCAGTTGTCTGGTGGTGCAGGCCCTCCGGCCTGCGGGTCGTGCGTATTCAGTTGTGAAGTCTGTGGTTAGAGCTGTACCCCGCCGGCGGCAAGATCGATCTTGAGCTGGGCGGTCTCCTCGGGTGACAGGCCGACCATGGGCAGACGCAGCGGCCCGGCGGGCAGGCCCTGGAGGGCGAGCGCGGCCTTGGTCGTCATCACACCCTGGGTGCGGAACATGCCGGTGAAGACCGGAAGCAGCTTCTGGTGGATCTCGGTGGCCTTCTGGACGTCGCCGCTGACGTACGCGTCGATCATGGCCCGCAGCTCGGGGGTGACGACGTGACCGACGACGGAGACGAAGCCGACCGCGCCCACGGAGAGGAGCGGGAGGTTCAGCATGTCGTCGCCGGAGTACCAGGCGAGGCCGGAGCTGGCGATGGCCCAGCTGGCACGGCCCAGGTCGCCCTTGGCGTCCTTGTTGGCGACGATACGCGGGTGCTCGGCCAGACGCACCAGCGTTTCCGTGTTGATCGGGACACCGCTGCGGCCGGGGATGTCGTAGAGCATCACCGGGAGTTCGGTCGCGTCGGCGATGACCTTGAAGTGCTGGTACAGGCCCTCTTGCGGGGGCTTGTTGTAGTACGGCGTGACGGTCAGGAGACCGTGTGCGCCGACCTTCTCGGCCGACCGGGCCAGCTCGACGCTGTGGCGCGTGTCGTTCGTGCCGACGCCCGCGACGACGTGGGCACGGTCGCCGACCGCCTCCAGTACGGCTCGTACGAGATCCGCTTTCTCCGCGTTGCTGGTGGTCGGGGACTCGCCGGTGGTGCCGTTGACGATCAGGCCGTCGTTGCCTGCGTCCACCAGGTGGGTGGCGAGCCGCTGAGCGCCGTCGAGGTCGAGTGCGCCGTCCGCCGCGAAGGGCGTGACCATTGCGGTGAGGACCCGCCCGAAGGGGGTCTGCGGAGTGGAGGTCGGAGCCATGGGTAACACGCTACTCGCTGCTCAACGTGCGGTCTGCCCTCGGGGGCGGCGACAAGTCACGACAAAGAAGGAGCCCGGCACTGCCTGCTCGGGGGTTCAAGCAGTGCCGGGTCCGTTTGATCAGGCTAGATGAACTTCTCGAAATGCCGCAATACGGACACTTCGCATGGTTGACCCGTACACATGTGCCCGACCGGGTGACGGAGGTGCGTTACGGCGCCACGCGCCCGTTGGTATTGAAGGCGGCGTACGTGAGGGGCATGAGCCGGGCCCATTCGGCCTCCATCTTCTCGCCGACCATCTCGATCTCCCGCTGCGGGAAGGACGGGACCTTCGCCAGCTCGTGCTGGGTGCGCAGGCCGAGGAAGTGCATCAGTGAGCGCGCGTTGCACGTCGCGTACAT contains:
- a CDS encoding ribonuclease J, whose protein sequence is MSHPHPELAAPPVLPKGGLRVTPLGGLGEIGRNMTVFEYGGRLLIVDCGVLFPEEEQPGIDLILPDFSSVRDRLDDIEGIVLTHGHEDHIGGVPFLLREKPDIPLIGSKLTLALIEAKLQEHRIRPYTLEVAEGHRERIGPFDCEFVAVNHSIPDALAVAIRTPAGMVVHTGDFKMDQLPLDGRLTDLHAFARLSEEGIDLLLSDSTNAEVPGFVPPERDISNVLRQVFAGASKRIIVASFASHVHRIQQILDAAHEYGRRVAFVGRSMVRNMGIARDLGYLKVPPGLVVDVKTLDDLPEREIVLVCTGSQGEPMAALSRMANRDHQIRIVQGDTVILASSLIPGNENAVYRVINGLTRWGANVVHKGNAKVHVSGHASAGELLYFYNICKPRNLMPVHGEWRHLRANAELGALTGVPHDRIVIAEDGVVVDLVEGKAKISGKVQAGYVYVDGLSVGDVGEPALKDRKILGDEGIISVFVVMDSSTGKITGGPHIQARGSGIDDSAFADVLPRINEVLERSAQDGVVEPHQMQQLIRRTLGKWVSDNYRRRPMILPVVVEV
- the dapA gene encoding 4-hydroxy-tetrahydrodipicolinate synthase, which codes for MAPTSTPQTPFGRVLTAMVTPFAADGALDLDGAQRLATHLVDAGNDGLIVNGTTGESPTTSNAEKADLVRAVLEAVGDRAHVVAGVGTNDTRHSVELARSAEKVGAHGLLTVTPYYNKPPQEGLYQHFKVIADATELPVMLYDIPGRSGVPINTETLVRLAEHPRIVANKDAKGDLGRASWAIASSGLAWYSGDDMLNLPLLSVGAVGFVSVVGHVVTPELRAMIDAYVSGDVQKATEIHQKLLPVFTGMFRTQGVMTTKAALALQGLPAGPLRLPMVGLSPEETAQLKIDLAAGGVQL